One window of the Mycobacterium haemophilum DSM 44634 genome contains the following:
- the serA gene encoding phosphoglycerate dehydrogenase, translating into MNLPVVLIADKLAQSTVAALGDQVEVRWVDGPDRAKLLAAVPEADALLVRSATTVDAEVLAAAPKLKIVARAGVGLDNVDVDAATARGVLVVNAPTSNIHSAAEHALALLLAASRQIAEADASLRARTWKRSSFNGTEIFGKTVGVVGLGRIGQLVAARIAAFGAHVIAYDPYVAPARAAQLGIELMSLDDLLARADFISVHLPKTPETAGLIDKEALAKTKPGVIIVNAARGGLVDEAALADAVRSGHVRAAGLDVFATEPCTDSPLFELPQVVVTPHLGASTAEAQDRAGTDVAESVRLALAGEFVPDAVNVGGGVVNEEVAPWLDLVRKLGVLAAALSDELPASLSVQVRGELASEDVEVLRLSALRGLFSAVIEDAVTFVNAPALAAERGVSAELTTASESPNHRSVVDVRAVASDGSVVNIAGTLSGPQLVQKIVGINGRNFDLRAQGTNLVINYVDAPGALGKIGTLLGAAGVNIQAAQLSEDAEGPGATILLRLDQDVPGDVRSAIGAAVGANKLEVVDLS; encoded by the coding sequence GTGAACCTGCCTGTTGTGTTAATCGCCGACAAACTCGCCCAATCAACTGTCGCCGCCTTGGGAGACCAAGTCGAGGTGCGTTGGGTGGACGGTCCCGACCGGGCGAAGCTGCTAGCTGCAGTCCCCGAGGCCGACGCGTTGTTGGTGCGCTCCGCCACCACTGTCGACGCTGAGGTGCTGGCGGCCGCCCCCAAGCTGAAGATCGTCGCCCGCGCCGGGGTAGGGCTAGACAACGTCGACGTCGACGCCGCCACCGCGCGCGGTGTCCTGGTGGTCAACGCCCCGACATCGAACATTCACAGCGCCGCAGAGCATGCGTTGGCACTGCTATTGGCGGCCTCTCGGCAGATCGCGGAGGCCGATGCCTCACTGCGCGCGCGCACCTGGAAGCGGTCGTCATTTAATGGCACCGAGATTTTCGGCAAGACCGTCGGCGTGGTGGGGCTGGGCCGGATCGGGCAGTTGGTTGCCGCGCGGATCGCGGCGTTCGGGGCTCACGTCATCGCCTACGACCCGTATGTGGCGCCGGCACGGGCCGCGCAGTTGGGCATCGAACTGATGTCCCTTGACGATTTACTAGCCCGGGCCGACTTCATCTCGGTGCATCTGCCGAAGACGCCCGAGACGGCGGGCCTGATCGACAAGGAGGCGCTGGCCAAGACCAAGCCCGGCGTCATCATCGTCAATGCCGCGCGCGGCGGCCTGGTGGACGAGGCGGCGTTAGCCGACGCGGTGCGCAGCGGACACGTGCGGGCGGCCGGTCTCGATGTGTTTGCCACCGAACCGTGCACCGACAGCCCGCTGTTCGAGCTACCGCAGGTGGTGGTGACACCGCACCTGGGGGCGTCCACCGCCGAAGCCCAGGATCGGGCCGGTACCGACGTGGCCGAAAGCGTGCGGCTCGCGCTGGCGGGGGAGTTCGTGCCCGACGCGGTCAACGTGGGCGGGGGAGTGGTCAACGAAGAGGTGGCGCCGTGGCTGGACCTGGTGCGCAAGCTCGGGGTGCTGGCGGCCGCGTTGTCCGATGAACTGCCGGCGTCGTTGTCGGTGCAGGTGCGCGGTGAGCTGGCATCCGAAGACGTTGAGGTGCTGCGGCTTTCGGCCCTACGCGGGCTGTTCTCGGCGGTCATCGAGGATGCGGTGACGTTCGTCAACGCGCCGGCGCTGGCCGCCGAACGAGGTGTTTCCGCTGAGCTCACCACGGCCTCGGAGAGCCCCAACCATCGCAGCGTGGTCGACGTGCGGGCGGTCGCCTCCGACGGCTCGGTGGTCAACATCGCCGGTACGTTGTCCGGGCCGCAACTGGTGCAGAAGATCGTGGGAATCAATGGCCGTAACTTTGATTTGCGTGCTCAAGGTACGAACTTGGTGATCAACTACGTCGATGCGCCCGGCGCCCTGGGCAAGATTGGCACTTTGCTGGGCGCGGCCGGGGTGAATATCCAAGCCGCCCAGCTGTCCGAGGACGCCGAGGGGCCGGGCGCGACGATTCTGTTGCGGCTAGACCAAGACGTACCGGGCGATGTGCGGTCGGCGATTGGGGCGGCGGTGGGCGCCAACAAGCTCGAGGTGGTTGATCTGTCATGA
- a CDS encoding HU family DNA-binding protein, whose translation MNKAELIDVLTQKLGSDRRQATAAVENVVDTIVRAVHKGDSVTITGFGVFEQRRRAARVARNPRTGETVKVKPTSVPAFRPGAQFKAVVAGAQRLPSEGPAVKRGVATSAAKKAVKKAPAKKAAAKKVTAKKAATKAPARKAAPAKKAIKAVKAPAKKITAAKKAPAKKATKAVKKVVAKAPVRKAATKAPAKKAAAKKAPAKKATAAKRGRR comes from the coding sequence ATGAACAAAGCAGAGCTCATTGACGTGCTGACACAGAAATTGGGCTCGGACCGTCGACAAGCGACCGCCGCCGTCGAGAATGTCGTCGACACGATTGTGCGTGCGGTACACAAGGGCGACAGCGTCACCATTACCGGGTTTGGTGTGTTCGAGCAGCGTCGTCGGGCTGCGCGGGTGGCCCGCAACCCTCGTACTGGCGAGACGGTGAAGGTAAAGCCGACGTCCGTCCCGGCGTTCCGTCCGGGTGCACAATTCAAGGCGGTTGTGGCTGGCGCACAGCGTCTCCCGTCGGAAGGTCCCGCTGTCAAGCGTGGTGTAGCGACCAGCGCGGCCAAGAAGGCGGTTAAGAAAGCTCCGGCCAAGAAGGCGGCGGCGAAGAAGGTTACGGCCAAAAAGGCCGCGACCAAGGCGCCAGCCAGGAAAGCGGCTCCGGCCAAGAAGGCCATCAAAGCCGTGAAGGCGCCCGCCAAGAAGATCACCGCGGCCAAGAAAGCACCCGCTAAAAAGGCAACCAAAGCGGTGAAGAAGGTCGTCGCCAAGGCTCCGGTGCGCAAAGCCGCGACCAAGGCTCCGGCCAAGAAGGCGGCGGCGAAGAAGGCTCCGGCCAAGAAGGCTACCGCCGCCAAGCGGGGTCGTAGGTAA
- a CDS encoding PPOX class F420-dependent oxidoreductase: MGTNQRAHIVMSEAEITDFVVNSRTGTLATIGPNGQPHLTAMWYAVIDGEIWLETKAKSQKAVNLKRDPRVSFLIEDGQTYDTLRGVSFEGTAEIVDDPDSLFRVGVSIWERYTGPYTDDAKPMVDQMMNKRVGVRIVSRRTRSWDHRKLGLPHIPVGGSTAPAALAH; encoded by the coding sequence ATGGGAACCAATCAGCGCGCGCACATCGTCATGTCCGAGGCTGAAATCACCGACTTCGTCGTCAACAGCCGCACCGGCACGCTCGCCACCATCGGTCCGAACGGCCAGCCACATTTGACCGCGATGTGGTACGCCGTCATCGACGGCGAAATCTGGCTGGAAACCAAGGCCAAATCACAGAAGGCGGTCAACCTCAAACGGGACCCGCGAGTGAGCTTTCTGATCGAGGACGGCCAAACGTATGACACGCTGCGCGGGGTGTCCTTCGAAGGCACTGCCGAGATCGTCGACGATCCCGATTCCCTTTTCCGGGTCGGAGTCAGCATTTGGGAGCGCTACACCGGTCCGTACACCGACGACGCAAAGCCCATGGTCGACCAGATGATGAACAAACGAGTCGGCGTACGCATTGTCAGCCGTCGTACCCGCTCCTGGGATCACCGCAAGCTCGGCTTGCCGCACATACCGGTGGGCGGATCGACCGCACCGGCCGCACTGGCACATTAG
- a CDS encoding 3-isopropylmalate dehydrogenase, with translation MKLAVIPGDGIGPEVVAEAVKILDAVLPGVQKTSYDLGARRYHTTGEILPESVLAELREQDAILLGAVGDPSVPSGVLERGLLLRLRFELDHHINLRPARLYPGVSSPLAGKPEIDFVVVREGTEGPYTGTGGAIRVGTPNEVATEVSVNTAFGVRRVVQDAFERARQRRKQLTLVHKNNVLTYAGALWWRTVQEVGEKYPDVEVAYQHVDAATIHMVTDPGRFDVIVTDNLFGDIITDLAAAVCGGIGLAASGNIDATRTNPSMFEPVHGSAPDIAGQGIADPTAAIMSVALLLAHLGEDKSAARVDQAVASYLATRGNERFSTGEVGERIAAAL, from the coding sequence ATGAAATTGGCTGTCATACCGGGTGACGGAATCGGTCCGGAGGTGGTGGCCGAGGCCGTCAAAATCCTCGACGCGGTGCTGCCGGGTGTCCAGAAGACCAGCTACGATCTGGGCGCTCGGCGTTATCACACCACCGGGGAGATATTGCCGGAGTCGGTGCTCGCCGAGCTACGAGAGCAGGACGCCATCCTGCTCGGGGCGGTCGGTGACCCGTCGGTCCCCAGTGGCGTGCTGGAGCGAGGCTTGCTGCTGAGATTGCGCTTCGAGCTGGATCACCACATCAACCTGCGGCCGGCCCGGCTGTATCCAGGTGTTAGCAGTCCGCTCGCGGGAAAGCCCGAGATCGACTTCGTGGTGGTTCGCGAGGGGACCGAAGGCCCGTACACCGGTACCGGCGGCGCGATCCGTGTCGGAACGCCCAACGAGGTGGCCACGGAGGTGAGCGTGAATACTGCCTTTGGTGTGCGCCGGGTGGTGCAAGATGCGTTCGAACGGGCCCGGCAGCGCCGCAAGCAGCTGACGCTGGTGCACAAGAACAACGTGCTCACCTACGCCGGGGCGCTGTGGTGGCGGACCGTGCAGGAGGTCGGCGAGAAGTACCCCGACGTCGAGGTCGCCTATCAGCACGTGGACGCGGCGACCATTCACATGGTCACCGATCCCGGTCGCTTTGACGTGATTGTCACCGACAACCTGTTCGGTGACATCATCACCGACTTGGCCGCAGCGGTGTGCGGCGGCATTGGCTTGGCCGCCAGTGGAAATATCGATGCCACTCGGACCAATCCGTCGATGTTCGAGCCGGTGCATGGCAGCGCGCCGGATATCGCCGGCCAGGGCATCGCCGATCCGACCGCGGCGATCATGTCGGTGGCGCTGCTGCTCGCCCATCTCGGCGAGGATAAGTCGGCTGCTCGGGTGGACCAGGCGGTCGCGAGTTATTTGGCGACTCGCGGGAACGAGCGGTTTTCTACCGGCGAAGTTGGCGAACGGATAGCCGCCGCACTCTAG
- the gltX gene encoding glutamate--tRNA ligase, translated as MTAAASNATPQAAKVRVRFCPSPTGTPHVGMVRTALFNWAYARHTGGTFVFRIEDTDAERDSEESYLALLDALRWLGLNWDEGPEVGGPYGPYRQSQRTDIHREVVAKLLAAGEAYHAFSTPEEVEARHLAAGRNPKLGYDNFDRDLTDAQRAAYLAEGRQPVVRLRMPDQDISWDDLVRGTTTFAAGTVPDYALTRANGDPLYTLVNPCDDALMKITHVLRGEDILSSTPRQVALYQALIRIGVAERIPEFGHLPSVLGEGTKKLSKRDPQSNLFAHRDRGFIPEGLLNYLALLGWAIADDHDLFSLDEMVAAFDVVDVNSNPARFDQKKADAVNAEHIRMLDARDFASRLRDYFTAHGYRIALDPANYDASFAAAAQLVQTRIVVLGDAWDLLKFLNDDEYAIDPKAAAKELGADAGPVLDAAHAALDSLVDWTTASIEEALKAALIEGLGLKPRKAFGPIRVAATGASISPPLFESLELLGRARSLQRLGAARERV; from the coding sequence GTGACTGCAGCAGCCTCTAACGCAACCCCGCAAGCAGCAAAAGTCCGGGTCCGATTCTGCCCATCGCCCACCGGCACTCCCCACGTCGGGATGGTCCGTACCGCCCTGTTCAACTGGGCCTACGCCCGACATACCGGCGGCACCTTCGTCTTCCGCATCGAAGACACCGACGCCGAACGCGACAGCGAGGAAAGCTATCTGGCGCTGCTCGATGCGTTGCGCTGGCTCGGTCTGAACTGGGACGAGGGGCCCGAGGTTGGCGGACCATACGGCCCATACCGGCAGTCGCAGCGCACCGACATCCACCGTGAGGTGGTGGCAAAGCTGCTGGCGGCAGGAGAGGCTTACCATGCCTTTTCCACGCCGGAGGAGGTCGAGGCCCGCCACCTTGCTGCCGGACGCAATCCCAAGCTGGGCTATGACAACTTTGACCGCGATCTCACCGACGCGCAGCGCGCGGCGTACCTGGCGGAAGGCCGTCAGCCGGTCGTTCGGCTGCGGATGCCCGACCAGGACATCAGTTGGGATGATCTAGTGCGCGGGACCACTACCTTCGCGGCGGGCACAGTGCCCGATTACGCGTTGACCCGAGCAAACGGAGATCCGTTGTACACCTTGGTCAACCCGTGCGACGACGCGCTGATGAAGATCACGCATGTGCTGCGGGGCGAGGACATACTGTCATCGACGCCGCGCCAGGTGGCGCTATATCAGGCGTTGATCCGAATCGGGGTGGCCGAGCGTATTCCCGAATTCGGGCATCTCCCATCGGTATTGGGGGAGGGAACCAAGAAACTCTCGAAGCGCGACCCGCAGTCGAATCTGTTCGCCCACCGTGACCGGGGCTTCATCCCCGAAGGTCTGCTGAATTACCTGGCGTTGCTGGGTTGGGCGATCGCCGATGACCACGACCTGTTCAGTCTCGATGAGATGGTGGCCGCGTTCGATGTGGTCGACGTCAACTCTAACCCAGCGCGATTCGATCAGAAGAAGGCCGACGCGGTTAACGCCGAGCACATCCGGATGCTCGACGCGCGCGATTTCGCCAGCAGGCTGCGTGACTACTTCACCGCACACGGCTACCGCATCGCTTTGGATCCCGCTAATTACGACGCGAGCTTCGCCGCCGCGGCCCAGCTAGTGCAGACCCGCATCGTGGTGCTTGGTGACGCCTGGGACCTGTTGAAGTTCCTCAACGACGACGAGTACGCCATCGACCCCAAGGCCGCCGCCAAGGAGCTGGGCGCCGATGCCGGGCCGGTGCTTGATGCCGCCCATGCCGCGCTGGACAGCCTGGTGGATTGGACCACGGCGAGTATCGAGGAGGCCCTCAAGGCCGCACTCATCGAAGGTCTTGGGCTTAAACCGCGCAAGGCGTTCGGACCGATCCGGGTCGCCGCCACGGGGGCATCGATTAGCCCGCCGCTGTTCGAATCGCTGGAGCTACTCGGCCGTGCTCGTAGCCTGCAGCGGCTGGGCGCTGCGCGCGAGCGGGTCTGA
- a CDS encoding MFS transporter: MPEDPIPLDQLSLGARWSITLVSVGVTSSSFLFINGVAFMIPALVAARGTPLAEAGLLASMPSWGMVVTLVFWGYLTDRLGERIVMTVGSALTAAATYAAASVHSLVAMGAFLFLGGMAAASSNTAGGGLVSGWFPPNKRGVAMGIRQTAQPLGIAIGALAIPELAEHNPNAGLMFPALMCTISAVASAIGVVDPPRKARTAASDKELANPYRASFTLWRIHAVSALLMMPQAVTVTFMLVWLVEHHGWSVAAAGGLVTVSQLLGALGRVLAGRWSDRVGSRMRPVRIIALAAASTLFLLALVDNQGSRYDVLLMIAISVIAVLDNGLEATAITEFAGPFWSGRALGIQNTSQRLMAAAAPPLFGALIAAAAYPPAWALCGLFPLAAAPLVPVRWVPPGWEPSGGRKRGGAGRWGHLPLAGDESSLIKPRVRRLSVRQLRR; encoded by the coding sequence GTGCCCGAGGATCCGATCCCCCTAGACCAATTGAGCCTCGGCGCACGCTGGTCGATAACACTCGTCTCAGTGGGCGTGACATCTAGCTCCTTCCTGTTCATCAACGGCGTTGCCTTCATGATTCCCGCGTTGGTCGCCGCGCGTGGAACCCCGTTGGCCGAGGCCGGACTACTGGCGTCGATGCCCAGCTGGGGCATGGTCGTGACGCTGGTTTTCTGGGGCTACCTCACCGATCGGCTGGGCGAGCGGATCGTGATGACTGTCGGCTCGGCGCTCACCGCGGCTGCGACATATGCCGCGGCATCGGTCCACTCGTTGGTGGCAATGGGCGCATTCCTGTTCCTCGGTGGCATGGCCGCCGCCAGCTCTAACACGGCTGGCGGCGGGCTGGTCTCCGGCTGGTTCCCACCAAATAAACGCGGCGTCGCGATGGGCATCCGTCAGACCGCGCAACCGCTGGGAATCGCCATCGGCGCCTTGGCGATACCCGAGCTCGCCGAGCACAATCCGAATGCAGGCCTGATGTTTCCGGCACTGATGTGCACGATATCCGCGGTGGCCAGCGCGATCGGCGTGGTTGACCCACCGCGGAAAGCCCGGACGGCAGCCAGCGACAAGGAACTGGCTAACCCGTATCGCGCGTCCTTCACGTTGTGGCGAATTCATGCGGTCTCGGCGCTGCTGATGATGCCGCAGGCGGTAACGGTGACGTTCATGCTGGTCTGGCTGGTGGAGCACCATGGTTGGTCGGTCGCAGCGGCGGGCGGGTTGGTGACCGTCTCGCAGCTGCTCGGTGCGCTGGGCCGCGTTTTGGCCGGCCGCTGGTCCGACCGCGTCGGCTCACGAATGCGACCCGTCCGCATCATCGCCCTAGCGGCTGCTTCGACCCTATTTCTGCTGGCCCTTGTCGATAATCAGGGTTCGCGCTACGACGTGCTGCTGATGATCGCCATATCGGTGATCGCGGTGCTCGATAACGGGTTGGAGGCAACCGCAATCACCGAATTCGCCGGGCCGTTCTGGAGCGGGCGCGCACTAGGCATTCAGAACACCTCCCAGCGGCTCATGGCAGCTGCCGCACCCCCACTGTTCGGTGCCTTGATCGCCGCCGCTGCGTATCCGCCGGCCTGGGCGTTGTGCGGACTATTCCCGCTCGCAGCGGCGCCGTTGGTGCCGGTCCGGTGGGTCCCACCCGGCTGGGAACCTAGTGGCGGTCGCAAGCGCGGCGGAGCCGGGCGCTGGGGGCACCTCCCGCTTGCGGGGGACGAGTCGTCACTCATCAAGCCTAGAGTGCGGCGGCTATCCGTTCGCCAACTTCGCCGGTAG
- the leuD gene encoding 3-isopropylmalate dehydratase small subunit, with product MEAFHTHTGIGVPLRRSNVDTDQIIPAVFLKRVTRTGFEDGLFATWRADPSFVLNLSPFDRGSVLVAGPDFGTGSSREHAVWALMDYGFRVVISSRFGDIFHGNAGKAGLLAAQVAQDDIELLWKLIEQSPGLEITVNLQDRNITAATVVLPFTIDDYTAWRLLEGLDDIALTLRKLDEIEVFESARPEWKPRTMPTS from the coding sequence ATGGAGGCCTTCCACACCCACACCGGCATCGGCGTGCCGCTGCGGCGGTCCAATGTCGATACCGATCAGATCATTCCTGCGGTCTTTTTGAAGCGCGTCACCCGAACCGGTTTCGAGGACGGCTTGTTCGCGACGTGGCGGGCCGATCCCTCATTCGTGCTCAACCTCAGCCCCTTTGATCGGGGCTCGGTCCTGGTCGCCGGCCCTGATTTCGGGACCGGGTCGTCGCGTGAGCATGCGGTGTGGGCGCTCATGGACTACGGGTTCCGGGTGGTTATCTCGTCTCGATTTGGTGATATTTTTCACGGTAACGCCGGCAAGGCGGGGTTGCTGGCGGCTCAAGTCGCCCAGGATGATATCGAGCTTCTGTGGAAGCTCATCGAGCAGAGCCCCGGGTTGGAAATCACTGTCAATCTTCAAGATCGAAATATCACCGCCGCAACGGTGGTGTTGCCGTTCACGATTGACGACTACACCGCTTGGCGACTGCTCGAAGGGCTTGACGATATAGCCCTTACGCTGCGGAAACTGGACGAGATCGAGGTTTTTGAGTCGGCTCGTCCGGAGTGGAAGCCGCGGACAATGCCTACCTCCTGA
- a CDS encoding fumarylacetoacetate hydrolase family protein, translated as MRLGRIASPDGVAFVSIEGEPDDPGGMSAREIAEHPFGAPTFTGRLWPLADVRLLAPMLAGKVVCIGKNYADHIAEMGAEMGGQTGPAPADPVIFLKPNTAIIGPNVPIRLPANASPVHFEGELALVVGRPCKDVPAGQAADYILGYTIGNDVSARDQQRADGQWTRAKGHDTFCPVGPWIVTDLDPLDPADLELRTEVNGEVKQHSRTSLMIHNVGAILEWISAVMTLLPGDLILTGTPAGVGPIEDGDTVSITIEGIGTLTNPVVRKGKS; from the coding sequence ATGCGCCTTGGTCGAATCGCCAGCCCAGACGGCGTCGCGTTCGTCAGCATCGAAGGTGAGCCGGACGATCCCGGTGGGATGTCTGCCCGTGAGATCGCTGAGCACCCATTCGGCGCGCCAACCTTCACCGGCCGCTTGTGGCCATTAGCCGATGTCCGGCTGCTGGCTCCGATGCTGGCTGGCAAGGTGGTCTGTATCGGTAAGAACTACGCCGATCACATTGCTGAAATGGGAGCCGAGATGGGCGGCCAAACGGGCCCAGCGCCAGCGGATCCGGTGATATTCCTTAAGCCCAACACCGCGATCATCGGGCCAAATGTTCCGATTCGATTGCCCGCCAACGCATCACCTGTACATTTCGAGGGCGAGTTGGCGCTGGTGGTGGGCCGGCCGTGCAAGGATGTTCCGGCCGGTCAGGCCGCCGACTACATCCTCGGCTATACCATCGGCAACGACGTGTCGGCCCGCGATCAACAGCGCGCCGACGGCCAATGGACCCGCGCGAAAGGGCACGATACCTTCTGTCCGGTCGGGCCGTGGATTGTCACCGACCTAGATCCCCTCGACCCGGCCGATCTCGAACTGCGCACCGAAGTCAACGGCGAAGTCAAACAACACAGCCGCACCTCACTGATGATTCACAACGTCGGTGCCATCCTGGAATGGATCTCGGCAGTAATGACATTGCTGCCCGGTGATCTCATCCTCACCGGAACACCGGCAGGTGTCGGTCCCATCGAGGATGGTGACACCGTTTCCATCACCATCGAGGGCATCGGCACCCTCACCAATCCCGTAGTCCGCAAAGGAAAGTCGTGA
- a CDS encoding IclR family transcriptional regulator, translating to MRQHSGIGVLDKAVALLHTIAESPRGLAELCDRTGLPRATTYRLAAALEVHRLVARDDEGRWRLGPAICELAIHVNDPLLAASAAVLPALRETTGESVQLYRREGTSRVCVAALEPPAGLRDTVPVGARLPMTAGSGAKVLLAHSDAATREAVLPTAKFTDRMLAEVRRRGWAQSVAEREPGVASVSVPVRDGRGVVIAAISVSGPIDRMGRRPGARWAADLLSAAEALTRRL from the coding sequence GTGAGACAGCATAGCGGTATCGGCGTCCTCGACAAAGCCGTGGCGCTGCTGCATACGATCGCAGAATCTCCGCGCGGGTTGGCCGAACTGTGCGACCGAACCGGCTTGCCCAGAGCCACCACCTACCGTCTGGCGGCCGCGCTGGAGGTTCATCGTCTGGTGGCACGCGACGACGAGGGCCGGTGGCGCCTTGGGCCCGCGATCTGCGAACTCGCGATCCATGTCAACGATCCACTGCTGGCCGCCAGCGCGGCGGTGCTGCCGGCGTTGCGCGAGACCACCGGCGAAAGCGTGCAGCTGTATCGCCGCGAAGGCACCTCACGGGTCTGCGTGGCCGCACTGGAACCGCCTGCGGGCCTTCGCGACACGGTTCCGGTCGGCGCGCGGCTGCCGATGACGGCGGGTTCGGGAGCCAAAGTGCTACTGGCCCATAGCGACGCCGCCACCCGAGAAGCCGTGCTACCGACGGCGAAATTCACCGACCGGATGCTAGCCGAAGTCCGCCGGCGCGGTTGGGCACAGAGTGTGGCCGAGCGCGAACCAGGGGTGGCAAGTGTGTCGGTGCCCGTGCGCGACGGCCGCGGTGTCGTGATCGCTGCCATATCGGTGTCTGGACCCATCGACCGGATGGGCCGACGCCCCGGTGCACGCTGGGCCGCCGACTTACTATCGGCGGCCGAAGCACTGACTCGCCGCCTATAG
- the leuC gene encoding 3-isopropylmalate dehydratase large subunit, whose product MDGKKKQAGGAHKPRTLAEKVWDDHVVVAGQGAGQDRGPDLIYIDLHLVHEVTSPQAFDGLRLAGRAVRRPDLTVATEDHNVPTIDIDKPIADPVSRTQVETLRRNCAEFGVRLHPMGDIEQGIVHVVGPQLGLTQPGMTIVCGDSHTSTHGAFGAIAMGIGTSEVEHVLATQTLPLRPFKTMAVNVDGGVDGRLPAGVTAKDIILALIAKIGTGGGQGYVIEYRGSAIESLSMEGRMTICNMSIEAGARAGMVAPDETTYEFLRDRPHAPTGAQWDAAVAYWQQLRTDADAVFDTEVYLDATSLSPFVTWGTNPGQGVPLAAAVPDPELMTDDAARQAAEKALAYMDLRPGTLMRDIAVDAVFVGSCTNGRIEDLRMVADVLRGRKVAHGVRMLIVPGSMRVRAQAEAEGLGEIFITAGAQWRQAGCSMCLGMNPDQLAPGERCAATSNRNFEGRQGKGGRTHLVSPAVAAATAVRGTLSAPADLN is encoded by the coding sequence ATGGACGGCAAGAAGAAACAAGCGGGCGGCGCCCACAAGCCGCGCACGCTGGCTGAAAAGGTTTGGGACGACCACGTTGTGGTAGCCGGTCAGGGCGCTGGTCAAGATCGCGGCCCCGATTTGATCTACATCGATCTGCATCTGGTGCACGAGGTCACCAGCCCGCAGGCTTTCGACGGCCTGCGTCTGGCGGGCCGGGCGGTGCGGCGCCCCGACTTAACGGTGGCCACTGAGGATCACAACGTGCCCACCATCGACATCGACAAGCCGATCGCCGACCCGGTGTCGCGCACCCAAGTAGAGACGTTGCGGCGCAACTGCGCGGAATTCGGTGTCCGGCTGCACCCGATGGGTGATATCGAGCAGGGCATCGTTCATGTCGTCGGGCCGCAGTTAGGCCTCACTCAACCGGGCATGACGATCGTCTGCGGCGACAGTCACACCTCTACCCATGGCGCTTTCGGTGCAATCGCGATGGGCATCGGCACCTCGGAGGTCGAGCATGTGCTCGCCACCCAAACGCTGCCGTTGCGCCCATTCAAGACAATGGCGGTCAACGTTGATGGCGGGGTCGATGGGCGGTTGCCCGCCGGCGTCACGGCCAAGGACATCATCCTTGCGTTGATCGCCAAGATCGGCACCGGCGGCGGACAGGGCTATGTCATCGAATACCGGGGCAGCGCCATCGAATCGCTGTCCATGGAAGGCCGGATGACGATCTGCAACATGAGCATCGAAGCCGGCGCCCGAGCAGGAATGGTGGCTCCCGACGAGACCACCTACGAGTTCTTACGTGACCGCCCGCACGCCCCGACCGGTGCGCAATGGGATGCCGCAGTAGCCTACTGGCAGCAGCTGCGCACCGACGCCGACGCCGTGTTCGACACCGAGGTCTATCTCGATGCGACCTCGTTGAGCCCGTTTGTCACTTGGGGGACAAACCCCGGCCAAGGAGTGCCGTTGGCCGCGGCGGTGCCTGACCCTGAACTGATGACCGACGACGCCGCCCGGCAGGCCGCCGAGAAAGCGTTGGCGTACATGGACCTTCGTCCAGGAACGCTGATGCGCGATATCGCGGTCGATGCGGTGTTCGTCGGGTCCTGTACCAACGGCCGCATTGAAGATCTGCGGATGGTGGCCGATGTGTTGCGCGGCCGCAAGGTGGCCCACGGTGTGCGGATGCTGATCGTCCCCGGCTCGATGCGGGTACGCGCGCAGGCTGAAGCCGAGGGGCTCGGTGAGATCTTTATCACTGCGGGCGCGCAGTGGCGGCAGGCGGGCTGTTCGATGTGTCTGGGCATGAACCCCGATCAGCTTGCTCCTGGGGAGCGGTGCGCCGCGACGTCCAACCGAAACTTCGAAGGACGGCAAGGCAAGGGTGGCCGTACACATTTGGTATCCCCGGCCGTCGCCGCCGCCACCGCGGTTCGCGGCACATTGTCCGCTCCGGCCGACCTGAACTGA